From one Lycium barbarum isolate Lr01 chromosome 6, ASM1917538v2, whole genome shotgun sequence genomic stretch:
- the LOC132600350 gene encoding profilin-like, translated as MSWQTYVDDHLMFYHLISAAIIGQDGTVWAQSANFPQFKPEEITAIMNDFAEPGTLAPTGLFLGGAKYMVIQGEAGAVIRGKKGPGGITVKKTNQALIIGIYDEPMTPGQCNMIVERLGDYLIEQGL; from the exons ATGTCGTGGCAAACATATGTTGATGATCATTTGATGTTTTATCATCTCATTTCTGCTGCTATTATTGGTCAAGATGGTACTGTTTGGGCACAATCTGCTAATTTCCCTCAG TTTAAACCAGAAGAAATAACAGCCATAATGAATGATTTTGCTGAACCTGGAACACTTGCTCCAACTGGTTTATTTCTTGGGGGAGCAAAGTATATGGTGATTCAAGGGGAGGCAGGAGCTGTTATACGAGGCAAAAAG GGTCCTGGTGGTATCACCGTTAAGAAGACTAACCAGGCTTTGATCATTGGAATATATGACGAGCCCATGACTCCTGGCCAGTGTAATATGATTGTTGAAAGGCTGGGTGACTATCTCATTGAACAAGGTCTCTAG